Proteins from one Candidatus Nealsonbacteria bacterium CG07_land_8_20_14_0_80_39_13 genomic window:
- a CDS encoding elongation factor 4, translated as MADLNNIRNFSIIAHIDHGKSTLADRFLELTGTVPQNKMKEQFLDMMDLEREKGITIKMQPVRMSYTFRPEADQSLAGNSAPYTLNLIDTPGHVDFSYEVSRSMAAVEGAILLVDATKGIQAQTLANLDLARKQNITIIPVINKIDSPLAKVEETKLELADLLKISQEDILSISAKKGMGVKELLETVIRKIPPPLQSDVNKPLRALIFDSKYDSFKGVFVYVKIVDGTVKVDDKIFLMQAEAEGKVKEVGFLKPEMTPCQELKAGEIGYIATGVKDIDKVRVGETITGFEFSLPNAPVKVEPLHGYKEVSPMVFASVYPENPDDFENLKFSLSKLKLNDASFIFELEKKEGLGRGFRCGFLGSLHAEIICERLFREFGLKLVISTPSVVYKIIKNDDKELLIFSPSDWPESTTIKETDEPWVMLEVMTPSNYVGQVFEVLETLEGRQITSDYIGKDKVILKYEVPLRKIIAGFYDSLKGATQGYASMNYALMGYRKGDLVKLDILVAGAKEDVFTKIVSGKEAEREGRKIILKLKEIMPPQLFAVSLQAVISGKIIARENISSRGKDVIAPLYGGDYSRKKKLLEKQKKGKKELKAKGQVRIPSDVYLKIFRA; from the coding sequence AAGTCAACTTTAGCTGACAGGTTTTTAGAATTGACCGGAACCGTTCCTCAAAACAAAATGAAGGAGCAGTTTTTAGATATGATGGATTTGGAAAGGGAAAAGGGGATTACCATTAAAATGCAGCCCGTTCGCATGAGCTACACCTTTCGGCCAGAGGCCGACCAGTCTCTGGCTGGGAATTCTGCGCCATATACCCTAAACTTAATTGATACGCCCGGGCACGTGGATTTTTCTTATGAAGTTTCCCGGTCAATGGCTGCGGTTGAAGGAGCGATTTTATTGGTTGACGCCACAAAAGGAATTCAAGCTCAAACATTGGCCAATCTTGATCTGGCGAGGAAACAGAATATAACCATTATTCCGGTTATTAATAAAATTGACTCTCCTTTGGCTAAGGTTGAAGAAACAAAATTAGAACTGGCTGACCTTTTAAAAATATCGCAGGAAGATATTCTTTCCATTTCAGCCAAGAAAGGTATGGGAGTAAAAGAGCTTTTGGAAACGGTTATCAGAAAAATTCCTCCTCCGTTGCAAAGTGATGTAAATAAGCCCTTGAGAGCTTTGATTTTTGACTCCAAGTACGATTCATTCAAGGGAGTTTTTGTTTATGTAAAAATTGTTGACGGAACGGTTAAGGTAGACGATAAGATTTTTTTAATGCAGGCCGAGGCGGAGGGCAAAGTTAAAGAAGTGGGATTTCTTAAGCCGGAAATGACGCCGTGCCAGGAATTAAAAGCCGGAGAAATCGGTTACATCGCCACGGGCGTCAAAGATATTGATAAAGTGAGGGTCGGAGAAACAATTACCGGTTTTGAATTTTCTCTTCCCAACGCTCCGGTGAAGGTAGAGCCTTTGCATGGTTATAAGGAAGTCAGTCCGATGGTTTTCGCTTCAGTTTACCCTGAAAATCCCGATGATTTTGAAAATTTGAAATTTTCTCTTTCAAAATTAAAATTGAACGACGCTTCTTTTATTTTTGAGTTGGAGAAAAAAGAAGGGCTGGGAAGGGGATTTCGTTGCGGTTTTTTGGGCTCTTTGCACGCTGAAATAATTTGCGAAAGGCTTTTCAGGGAATTTGGATTAAAATTGGTGATTTCCACTCCGTCAGTTGTTTATAAAATCATAAAAAATGATGATAAGGAGCTTTTAATTTTTTCTCCTAGCGATTGGCCGGAGTCGACAACCATAAAAGAAACGGATGAGCCTTGGGTTATGCTGGAAGTAATGACTCCGTCTAATTATGTCGGCCAAGTTTTTGAGGTTCTGGAAACTTTGGAAGGAAGACAAATAACATCTGATTATATCGGCAAGGATAAGGTTATTTTGAAATACGAAGTTCCGTTAAGGAAAATTATCGCCGGATTTTATGACAGTCTGAAGGGAGCGACTCAAGGATACGCCTCAATGAATTATGCGCTGATGGGCTACAGGAAAGGGGATTTGGTAAAGCTGGATATTTTGGTTGCCGGCGCCAAAGAAGATGTTTTCACGAAAATTGTTTCAGGAAAAGAAGCTGAAAGAGAAGGAAGGAAAATAATATTAAAATTGAAGGAAATAATGCCCCCCCAACTTTTCGCCGTTTCTTTGCAGGCTGTGATTTCCGGGAAAATCATCGCCAGAGAGAATATCAGCTCCAGAGGCAAAGATGTCATCGCTCCTTTGTATGGCGGAGATTATTCAAGGAAAAAAAAGTTACTGGAAAAGCAGAAGAAAGGGAAGAAAGAATTAAAAGCCAAGGGACAAGTAAGGATCCCGTCAGATGTATACCTGAAGATATTTAGAGCTTAG